Proteins from a genomic interval of Thunnus maccoyii chromosome 1, fThuMac1.1, whole genome shotgun sequence:
- the LOC121899718 gene encoding uncharacterized protein LOC121899718, whose amino-acid sequence MKSNGNGTNDNITQGSNKVSCFLLDSYERGLTASTPFHGTTPAVSSIGLSSGADRDEHLDVIAEATQMQVLEQRLYDMSIVEEDMEENVFNHSVMGGASQKAPSIDRLEVIGIDETVHDQPSHEDPPDEPSPCDQAPVFPAPQRVLCEDNIIGARASIVYEDCLRQLATLVILPADKCSSLLKTDVLCNCVAPFKVKITSRGHINEHRMDLSQWTQHVEVEFPAYNCSYTTMENDTKVIIHVATIDKQQTSWNSVVMEKESFIQTVDKMTSQIKLVEICTYAHTQIGALMNPDKGRYKDLRIHHSLDMWHGAKNLVKKSCCTMGWHYSSCL is encoded by the exons ATGAAGTCAAACGGAAATGGAACAAACGACAACATAACACAAGGATCAAACAAAGTTTCCTGTTTTCTGCTGGACAG ctaTGAGAGAGGTCTCACAGCATCGACTCCTTTTCATGGCACAACTCCAGCAGTGTCTAGTATTGGTCTTTCTAGTGGGGCAGACAG AGATGAGCATCTGGATGTCATTGCAGAAGCCACACAAATGCAGGTCCTTGAACAAAG ATTATATGACATGAGCATTGTTGAGGAGGACATGGAGGAAAATGTTTTCAACCACAGTGT AATGGGTGGAGCATCACAGAAAGCACCATCTATTGATCGACTGGAAGTTATTGGAATCGACGAGACGGTGCATGACCAGCCTTCACATGAAGACCCTCCGGATGAGCCTTCTCCCTGTGATCAGGCACCTGTTTTCCCAGCCCCACAGCGTGTCCTTTGTGAAGATAACATCATAGGTGCCAGAGCTTCTATAGTATATGAGGACTGCTTGAGACAACTGGCTACACTTGTGATCCTGCCTGCGGATAAATGCTCAAGCCTTTTGAAGACTGATGTGTTGTGCAACTGTGTTGCCCCCTTTAAGGTCAAAATCACTTCAAGGGGGCACATCAATGAGCATCGTATGG ATCTGTCCCAATGGACACAGCATGTGGAGGTGGAATTCCCAGCCTATAACTGCAGCTACACCACCATGGAGAATGACACTAAGGTGATAATTCATGTTGCCACCATAGACAAGCAGCAGACATCATGGAACTCTGTCGTCATGGAGAAGGAGAGTTTTATACAGACTGTTGACAAAATGACATCACAGATAAAGCTAGTGGAGATCTGTACATATGCTCATACCCAGATTGGAGCTCTTATGA ACCCAGACAAAGGCAGATACAAGGACCTCAGAATTCATCACAGTCTGGACATGTGGCATGGTGCCAAGAACCTGGTCAAAAAAAGCTGCT gcacTATGGGTTGGCATTATTCatcatgtctgtga